The genomic segment TGTCGTTAAATCGTCCCTGATGAACGTGCGTTGCGTGCGCAATACTGCATGGAATGGAAATGCACCAGGCTACAACCCAAATCCAGTTCTTCCGGACTAAAATGCAAATTCCGCTCACTTAAGTGAGCGTGTAAACTAACAATAGGAGCTCATTTTAGAGCTCCTATTGTATCCCATAATCGCCATTTATTAATTCCCATTTTGTAGTTATTTTACTACACCATCCCATTTTTACACGATTTTAGTAAATTTTTACACGGTCATTTCCATTTAGATTTTTTACTTTTGGGCCATCGAGTCATTTTTTTTGCGTTTGGCTTGATAATATTAATGGATAGAATGGGACGAAGGCGTTTGTCCCATTCCTTTTTGTCACGATCAGCAAATACACTCCACTTAGCTGACAGACAACATATTATAACAAAAAAAATGGGAAAAGTTACAAACAATGAATTAGCAACACTGATATCATCAAGGCTGACCACCCTCATGAACCTGACTGGGCTCTCTCTTGACGGCCTCGCGCAATTTACGGGGCTCAATCCCGGACCACTGCGCAGTCATTATAACAAAACGCTTACTATTTCTGTCGAACATGTAGCTAAAATATGCCAGCCATTCTCCATTTCATTGTCTGATTTTTTTAATCCGGAATATACACTAAGTAACAATATTGCCAAAGCGCCCAACCTGTCTCGGTTCAAAAACGAGGTGATGCTGGTGCGGCAAAATTTATTACTGAAAAACACCATCGAGCCCATCGACAAATCCGGTCTTAGCGACCTAAAACAACAACGGGAATTTGTCCGCTATATGGTTATTGCGTCAGACTATTTCTTCGAACCGAAAACGCTGGAACAGATGACTGTAGATTTCCGTAAGGATCACAACATGAATTTTAGCAGCGAAAGGCTATACAGTTTACTCCGAAAATACGTGGGCAACGAAACTCTTCACCGTAAGGCCTTACCCCGCGCTGAATGTGATCGCCCTATTAGCCGTAGACCTTTTTTATATTTTCGGACAAATAAAAATAAGTAATCATTACCGACCAGTTTCGGATAGAAAGAAAATTCTCTTTCTAAACCCTTCAACACACCCTCCAGATAACCAGTTCCAATAACAGTGAACATTCAAAAACATCGCAATGTATGACTTGCTAATCCGAAAGAAAAGCATTAACTTACTATGTATTTATTTTCATTATGGCTCAAGTCGAAAAGATGAATTCAGTCAATTATTTGCCCATACAAACCAGCGGAAGGTTCCTCATCATGGCACCTGATAAAACGATCGTTGGCCTAAGTGAAAACATGCTGACTTCAGGCTCAGATATCCAGAGCTTGCTGGGGATTCACTTACCTACTTTTTTAGAAAGTCTCTTCGATTTACCATCGGAGCTATCGACCATTCTGAATGATATCTCCCAAATACCAACCACTGGAACAACATTTGTTGTTAAAGACAATGACTCTGCTTACTACTTGCACCTCTGTGCACACAAAGGGCATTTTTTTATCCGTATAGAAGAAAAAATAGAAGAAGTCATATTCTCCAAACAAATAAATGCGTTCCATTTTTCTGCCTATGATAATGCGGGAGCTATGTGGCACACATTAATAAATGCGGTACAGCATATATCAGCATTTGATGTGATTACGGTCGCTCAGATTTTTGAAGATCGTACCAGCAAAATATTATATTCGACCTGTACTGAATCATCTTTTGCCGGAAAACTTTTCTCGAAAACCTTTATATCCGACGCCCTTTATACTTTCTTTTCTGGAAATGAATCCGTATATATTCCCGACATGGAAGATCGTGAGCAAAAATTGTGCACACGGCTGTCGCTATCACATATTCCCATAGAATATTCTCCCTTACCACAAAAACCCAAGTTTAGCAAACTGATTGGCGCCAGTTCGACACTAGCAATACCCATTGTCATCAACAATATCTTATGGGGAATCGTGATCGGCATAAACCGACAACCCAAAAAAATTGACTATCAGAAACGTGTACTATGCCAACTGCTGGTCCAAAATGCCGCCATACGTCAAAAACAACTGCTAAACCAAAAAGGAGAAAGCTTTTATGCAATTATAAAAGAGACAAAAAATCAGCTGGATGAACAGCTTACCTCTGGCCGTTCACTAAATTATTGTTTATTACAACATCTAGACAGTATTGCAAGCTTAGCACACGCCGACGGAGTAGCCATTTATCATCATGGCGTGATTACCAAACAGGGTAGTGTACCTTCCA from the Sphingobacterium thalpophilum genome contains:
- a CDS encoding helix-turn-helix domain-containing protein, translating into MGKVTNNELATLISSRLTTLMNLTGLSLDGLAQFTGLNPGPLRSHYNKTLTISVEHVAKICQPFSISLSDFFNPEYTLSNNIAKAPNLSRFKNEVMLVRQNLLLKNTIEPIDKSGLSDLKQQREFVRYMVIASDYFFEPKTLEQMTVDFRKDHNMNFSSERLYSLLRKYVGNETLHRKALPRAECDRPISRRPFLYFRTNKNK